In the Sedimentisphaera cyanobacteriorum genome, CTTCTCAATACGCTCATCTACGACCAGCAGATATACAGCCGCTCGATTCAGGAGCTGGAAGAGCCTAACTTCATCGACACTTCAAACATACTTCACAAAGTTGACATAAATGTTTACGGGCATTTCCTCGAGCACATCTACCATTCGGTAAACGGCGGTCTTTGGGGAGAGATGATTTGGAACAGGAGCTTTGAGCTCACAGAAAACGGCGCAGGCACTTGGAGCAAAGAAAGCGGCGAGCTTATTCAGTCCAGCCTCGGAACTGACATTCATTTTGAATTCGGAGAGCAAAGCTGGACAGACTATGAGCTGACACTCGAGGCACGTAAGGACGAAGGTGCTGAGGGATTTTTGATTGTTTTCAGAGCTGAAGACAGCGACAATTTATACTGGCTCAATCTGGGCGGATGGGAAAACTCTCAGCATGCAGTTGAGAAAGAAACTGACGGCGGCAGGTCAACTCTTGTATCTGCCGGAGGCAGTATAAATACTGATCAGTGGTATGATATTCGAATCCGCTGCGAAGGAAATAATTTCGAGGTTTACGTAAATGAAAATCTCCTGTTTGACTTTTCAGACTCAACCTCACCTTTCCTGACAGGGCGGATAGGTCTTGGCAGCTGGGCGACCAAGGTTCGCTATCGCAATATTGAAGCTGCCGACCTCTCCGGCGAGAACGTATTATTCAGCGGTCTTCCAGACCTTCCGATTCAGCCTTTCAACGCAGAGTCTTGGCAGCTTTATGGCGATGTGGATGCATCCATATCATCTGATGCCCTTAACAACAGCTTAAGCGCAGAGCTTTCAGCTTCAGCCGGCGGGGCAGGCCTGCAGCAGAACAACTTCAAATTTACACAGCAGCCTTACCATGGCTCGCTTTGGGTTAAGGGGTCAATGCCCGATGGGCTTAAGATTGAATTTCTCGACGGAGACACTGTTCTCGGACAGGAGATAATTCCCGCTCCGGAATCAGGCTGGGATGATTATCCCTTCTCAATAACGCCTTCTGCTGAAACTGAAAACGGCTCTATGCGAATTCTCTCGCAGGGTGCAGGCGATGTAAAGATCGATCAGGTTAGTATGATGGGGCAGGACTCTATAGATGCCGGCGGATTCAGACCTGATCTTCTCGAAGCGGTAGAAGGGCTCAGCCCGCCGATAATACGCTGGCCGGGAGGCTGTTTCGCTTCGCTTTATTTCTGGAAGGATGCCATCGGTCCTCAGCACGAGAGAACAATTTATCCCGCTTATATGTGGGACGATCAGGATATCAACTCCTACGGTACTGATGAATTTATCCGGATGTGCGAGAAAATCGGCTCAGAGCCTCTGCTTGTAATAAATACAGGCGTTTTAGACAGTGCATGCGGAGCGCCTGCTCAGTGGAAGCATTCAAACCCCGAGCAGTACCTCCAAGACGCTCTGGATTGGATGGAATACTGCAACGGCTCCACAGACACAACATGGGGAGCAAAACGCGCCCAGAACGGGCATCCCGAGCCGTACAACGTAACCTACTGGGAGATTGACAACGAAACTTGGGCAGCCGGTTCAGCGGCGTATATCGATAAAGTGCAGGCATTTGCACCTGCCCTCAGGCAGAAGGCGGATGAGCTGGGTGTTCCGATTAAGCTTATCGCTGTTGGCGGGGGAAGCTATGATATGAACTGGAACAGAGACATAATCGACAGCTGCGCCGAATTGATAGATTATATCAGCGTGCACCATTATGAAGGCGCAGACGGCTATGCATTAGGCCCTGAGAATTATGACAACTTCCTAACAGATCTTTCAAGCTATATAGCAGGCTCTGCAAACCCTGATATGAAGATTTATAATTCTGAATGGAATCTCCAGACAATCGACTGGAGAACAGGGCTCTTTGCAGGCGGGATACTTAATGTGTACGAAAAACACGGCGGCTATTTCAAGCTCGGCGGCCCAGCTCTCTTCCTGAGGCATACCTCAGCTTCCGGCTGGAATAATGCCTTCATAAACTTCGACCATACCGACTGGTTTCCCGCCCCTAACTACGTTGTTATGAAGCTCTGGAGAGACCATTATGCCCCGAATTACGTTCAGACAGAAGGCCCTGATAACGGAATGAGCATATCTTCTGTCCTCTCGGAAGATGAGCAGACTCTGTACGTGCATATTGTGAATCCGCAGTCAGAGCCGCAGGATTTGGAATTCGAGCTCGACGGTTCATTCGTGCCGGAAGAGGCCTATCTGGAATACGCTGCACCGGGCGATTTGTACGCACAGAATACGATGGAAAATCCTGATGCTGTAAGCGTTGAATCTAAGGGGGTTGGCCTAAGCGGACAGGTTATAAGGTTCAATATGCCTGCCTACTCAGCGGGCGTGCTTACTGTCGAAACGGGCAAGCCCCATAAAACCGAATTCCTTTACAGCTACTTCAAAGGCAATGGTGAAGACGGTCTTCATCTGGCTTACAGCGAGGACGGCAAAAACTTCACCGCCCTGAATAACGATCAGTCCCTGCTTGCTCCGAATGCAGGCAGCGGCCTCATGCGAGACCCCAGCATCTCTCAGGGGCCTGATGGAACGTTTCATATGGTATGGACTACCGGCTGGTGGGATAAAGGGATTGGCGTTGCCCACTCAGACGACCTTATAAACTGGTCTGAGCAGACCTTTCTGCCCGTTATGGCCGATGAGCCGGATGCACAAAACTGCTGGGCTCCGGAAATCTTTTATGATGAGCAGTCTGAGAATTATTTTATCTTCTGGGCTACTACCATTGACGGAGCCTTCCCGGAAACCTACAATCCCGACGACGATAACAATCATCGGATATACTGCGTTAAAACGAAAGATTTCAGCTCATACTCTGATACCCAGCTGTTCTACGAACCCGGTTTCAACGTGATAGATGCCTTCATAACCAAAACAGCTGATGAATATGCGATGGTGGTTAAAGACGAAACTAAAGCCCCCGCTGCACAGAAGAATCTCCGCCTTGCTTTCAGCAGTTCGGCCGAAGGACCCTATTCAGATGCTTCAGAACCAATATCACCTTCCGGCCTATGGGTTGAAGGGCCTTCAATGGTTAAAGCCGGCGGGCAGTGGGTGATTTACTATGATGCCTATACCGAAGGCTATATGGGAGCGATTGCATCAGAAGATATGAAAAGCTGGAACGATATAACTGATCAGGTTTCCTTCCCTTCAGGCACGCGTCATGGAACTGTATTCAGGGTAACTGATGATGTGCTGAACAATCTAAAGCAGCTTGCACCTTGATAACGTTTGTTCACCGTTACATAAAAACTGCAGCATATTATAATTTTACTTTACCCCGCAGCTCTCTGCGGGGTATTTATATCTATGCTGATTTATCCTGCAACGCTCATATAAACGGTGCTTTCTTCAGTTCCGTCAACCCCGATAATCTTATTTACCTGATCATCGAAAATAGCCGCTATCTGGCAGCTCCCCAGTCCGAGGCTCGCAGAGGCAAGAGCGAGATTCTCTGCTATATGCCCTGCATCCAGATAGATATACCGGTAAGCCCTCTGGCCGTACTTCCATTTCATGCGCTGAAAAACAGCAGTCCATATAAACACAGCTGGAGCCTGTGCACACATCTGCTGCCCAAGGGCGGCTCTGGCGGTTTCGCCTGAAACATCTGCCTCTCGGAGCTGCTCAAGGCAGTGTTTTCTTATGTTGTAGTGGTAAACGCCCGGGCTTAGCTTTTCAGCATTGTTTACTGCAATATAAGTTTCTATCGGATAAAGAGCTCCAGCTGAGGGGGCTGTGCGAAACGCAAAACCGCGGGATGTATCGGATATGCCGGTGGATGACCAGAGCAGATATGAAAGCTCGTTTATCTTCAGCGGTCTTTGAGAGTAGCTGCGGACGCTCCTCCGAGTTTTCAGTGCCTCATGTACACTCATATCCGAGTTGGGTTTGGCTGCCGGGAGCTTTATCGTTTTGCTCTCCGGATAGCTCTTGTAGGTGTCAGGTTTTGCAGACCAGTCTAACTGTTTGCCGAATGGTTTGTCCCTGTCATACTTGGTTTGCTGCTGAAACTTATCTCCAATTGAACCCTGCATTTGTTTTCTCCTGCTTGTTTTCTGTAAAAAGAACTTTGTAAACCAAAATCTTTTCTGATTTTCCTATAAGCTGCTGTCTTATTAAAGAATAAAAGCAAGCCGGCAGATTATTCTTCGCCATTTTCCTGATTTGGTTCGCTGAACTTGAGCTCATCGCAGAACTGCTTGTAATCTGCAGTCCGCTGCTCGGAGGTTTCCATATTCTTCAAAACGATCTGTTTATTCTCGATATACTCCCCGCCGAGAATTATGCACTTTTCTGCCTTCATTTCCGAGGCCTGCTTCATAAGCTTTTTCATCTTGGCCTTTTTGTACGAAAATTCTGCTGAGAATCCTGCAAGCCTCAGCTTCGCTGCAAGCCCTGCGGCCACCTCGACAAGCTCATCATCCATCACGGCGATGAAATAGTCCGCTGCGGGTTTGGGCATTTCTTCCGAGATTAGCCCTTTCTCTCTGAGCAGAATCTCAAGAACGCAGTCTCCCATCCCCATGCCGGTAGCGGGTATTGACGGGCCTCCGAAGTCTTTGAGCAGGCTGTCGAAGCGTCCGCCTCCGCATATCGCACGAAGACTGCCCTCACGGTCGTGTATCTCGAAAACCATGCCTGTGTAGTAGGCAAGCCCGCGCACAATTCCAATGTCAAATTCGCAGTATTCGCTGATTCCCATGCTCTCAAGCAGGCTGAAAAGCTCGACAAGCTCATCGATGGCCTCTGCTGCTTCGCTGCTGTACTGCAAGTTTTCCTGAAGCTCACTGAGCTGTTTTGTTGCGAATATCTCAAGGAGCTTCTGCCGTTTTTCCTGATCGGGCAGTTTTTCCTCGAGCAGTTTTTCGAAAGCCTCTTCGGGTATTTTCGCTTTTTTGTCCAAGGCTGCGTAGATTCCGGTATGGAGTTCCTGCTCTATCTCGCACGCCTCTAAAAGCCTGCTGAGCATCTTTCGCGAGGATATCTTAACTGCGATATCCTTCTCGGTAAGCCCGGTTTGCCGCAGATAATCTACAGCGCAGAGGATTACCTCCGCATCGGCAACAATTTCCTCTACGCCTATAATATCAATATTCCACTGATAAAATTCCCTCAGCCGGCCTTTCTGAGGCCTCTCTGCCCTGCATACACGAGGCACGCTGAACCACTTTATAGGCTTTGGAAGGGAATTGATTCTCTGATTGACCATTCTGGCAAGGGTAGGGGTTATTTCTGGGCGTATGGCAAGCCCGCGGCCGCCGCGGTCTTCAAAGCTGAAAAGCTGTTCGGCTATCTCTTCCCCGCTTTTCTGTTCATACATCTTCAAATGCTCAAAAATAGGCCCGTCGTATTCTTCGAAGCCGTTTCTGAGCGAAGCCTCTTTCCATCCTCCAACTATCCAGTTGTGCAGACGCATCTGCGGGGGGTAAAAATCTCTTGTTCCTTTTACTGGCTGAATCTTCATTGTTTTGCTCTATCGGTTTGTGTTAAAATTTTTTGCCGGCTGCCAGCCCTTACTTGAAATTGTAGTGTTTTTTCAAATCTTTTGTAACGTTCCATCTGCATTCAAGACCTTCGGGAAATTCTGCATAATCTCCCGCCTCGAGCTTCACGCTCTCTTTTCCGTCCAGACTGATTATCTCCACCTCGCCTTCAATTATAAGAGCCATCTCAGTTTCTGTGTAGAACCAGTCGAACTCTCTTGCGGGGCTCTGCCATACCGGCCAGCCTTCGCAT is a window encoding:
- a CDS encoding LamG-like jellyroll fold domain-containing protein, with translation MRLSNYLIYILLFFSLLLTNLSAETIAQWDFEDGTEGMSFSDMPSGGSVDVVNGYLLLGYDSTYGPAFASDESPAGLCGYCNGQQDAYTTEYALNEWSPQTWTIEISAKLEDLSDWETFIGRDGSTNGDPEADFYLQKNDVGGQFRLNYETVSGERWILDSDFTAEADNWYHLAVTSDGQTLTMYCDKTDGRGFQVAGTLDISSQTPAENAMAATDYSWTVGRGWYDGNNVDHITGFFDNVRFSDSVLSPSEFMAYSPFLITETESGTVLFRSDTACTDSYSIVMAEQPEEDVVITANPPEGLTLGSGDGQPADITFTSQNWDSPQQITVQISDPSASFENASIQHTASSTSSRYDGLAIRDVEVQIADDSCGIWGYLEGDYNMDCKVDIEDYSICADINLLNVPLIGLKALAHDWLLNTLIYDQQIYSRSIQELEEPNFIDTSNILHKVDINVYGHFLEHIYHSVNGGLWGEMIWNRSFELTENGAGTWSKESGELIQSSLGTDIHFEFGEQSWTDYELTLEARKDEGAEGFLIVFRAEDSDNLYWLNLGGWENSQHAVEKETDGGRSTLVSAGGSINTDQWYDIRIRCEGNNFEVYVNENLLFDFSDSTSPFLTGRIGLGSWATKVRYRNIEAADLSGENVLFSGLPDLPIQPFNAESWQLYGDVDASISSDALNNSLSAELSASAGGAGLQQNNFKFTQQPYHGSLWVKGSMPDGLKIEFLDGDTVLGQEIIPAPESGWDDYPFSITPSAETENGSMRILSQGAGDVKIDQVSMMGQDSIDAGGFRPDLLEAVEGLSPPIIRWPGGCFASLYFWKDAIGPQHERTIYPAYMWDDQDINSYGTDEFIRMCEKIGSEPLLVINTGVLDSACGAPAQWKHSNPEQYLQDALDWMEYCNGSTDTTWGAKRAQNGHPEPYNVTYWEIDNETWAAGSAAYIDKVQAFAPALRQKADELGVPIKLIAVGGGSYDMNWNRDIIDSCAELIDYISVHHYEGADGYALGPENYDNFLTDLSSYIAGSANPDMKIYNSEWNLQTIDWRTGLFAGGILNVYEKHGGYFKLGGPALFLRHTSASGWNNAFINFDHTDWFPAPNYVVMKLWRDHYAPNYVQTEGPDNGMSISSVLSEDEQTLYVHIVNPQSEPQDLEFELDGSFVPEEAYLEYAAPGDLYAQNTMENPDAVSVESKGVGLSGQVIRFNMPAYSAGVLTVETGKPHKTEFLYSYFKGNGEDGLHLAYSEDGKNFTALNNDQSLLAPNAGSGLMRDPSISQGPDGTFHMVWTTGWWDKGIGVAHSDDLINWSEQTFLPVMADEPDAQNCWAPEIFYDEQSENYFIFWATTIDGAFPETYNPDDDNNHRIYCVKTKDFSSYSDTQLFYEPGFNVIDAFITKTADEYAMVVKDETKAPAAQKNLRLAFSSSAEGPYSDASEPISPSGLWVEGPSMVKAGGQWVIYYDAYTEGYMGAIASEDMKSWNDITDQVSFPSGTRHGTVFRVTDDVLNNLKQLAP
- a CDS encoding SagB/ThcOx family dehydrogenase, translating into MQGSIGDKFQQQTKYDRDKPFGKQLDWSAKPDTYKSYPESKTIKLPAAKPNSDMSVHEALKTRRSVRSYSQRPLKINELSYLLWSSTGISDTSRGFAFRTAPSAGALYPIETYIAVNNAEKLSPGVYHYNIRKHCLEQLREADVSGETARAALGQQMCAQAPAVFIWTAVFQRMKWKYGQRAYRYIYLDAGHIAENLALASASLGLGSCQIAAIFDDQVNKIIGVDGTEESTVYMSVAG
- the hisS gene encoding histidine--tRNA ligase: MKIQPVKGTRDFYPPQMRLHNWIVGGWKEASLRNGFEEYDGPIFEHLKMYEQKSGEEIAEQLFSFEDRGGRGLAIRPEITPTLARMVNQRINSLPKPIKWFSVPRVCRAERPQKGRLREFYQWNIDIIGVEEIVADAEVILCAVDYLRQTGLTEKDIAVKISSRKMLSRLLEACEIEQELHTGIYAALDKKAKIPEEAFEKLLEEKLPDQEKRQKLLEIFATKQLSELQENLQYSSEAAEAIDELVELFSLLESMGISEYCEFDIGIVRGLAYYTGMVFEIHDREGSLRAICGGGRFDSLLKDFGGPSIPATGMGMGDCVLEILLREKGLISEEMPKPAADYFIAVMDDELVEVAAGLAAKLRLAGFSAEFSYKKAKMKKLMKQASEMKAEKCIILGGEYIENKQIVLKNMETSEQRTADYKQFCDELKFSEPNQENGEE
- a CDS encoding cupin domain-containing protein yields the protein MKKISDIKTNNNPSEELKAECEGWPVWQSPAREFDWFYTETEMALIIEGEVEIISLDGKESVKLEAGDYAEFPEGLECRWNVTKDLKKHYNFK